The Rouxiella sp. WC2420 region AAATTACAGCTTATTGCACCACAAAGTTACGGCATTGATGCCGGGCAACCGCTGCTGTTGAATGGCATGGTGGTTGGCCAGGTATTAGACCGCACGCTCACCGATGACGGTATTGTGTTTAATATCGCGGTACGATCGCAGTACAAGCAGCTGTTGCATAAAGACAGCAAGTTTGTGGTCAACAGCCGCCTGGATGTGAAACTGGGTGTCGACGGCATGGAAGTGCTCGGTGCCAGCGCCCAGGAGTGGATTGACGGCGGTATCCGCGTGATGCCAGGCACCAAAGGTACGCCTTCCGGCCAGTATCCACTGTATAGCAATTCTGAAAAAGCCACAGATGGGATCATAGGTGATAAGCCTGCCACTACGCTGACCTTGACCGCCAAAAGCCTGCCGGACATTCAGACCGGTTCGGTTGTGCTGTACCGCAAATTCCCGGTCGGGGAAATCGTCAATGTGCGTCCTAAAACCAATGATTTTGAGGTCGATGTTTACATCAGCCCCGAATATCGCAATCTGCTAAGCTCGAAAACTATCTTCTGGGCCGAGGGCGGAGCTAAGGTGCAGCTTAACGGCAGCGGCCTGACGGTGCAGGCTTCGCCGCTGGATCGCGCGTTAAAAGGCGCCATCAGTTTTGATAATCTGGAAGGCGTGACGCTAAACAAAGGCAGTAAACGCGTACTTTATGAAAACGAAACCGCAGCGCGTGCGGTAGGTAGCCAGATCACGCTGAACACTTATGATGCCAGCAAGATTTCCCCTGGAATGCCGATCCGATATTTGGGCATTACCATCGGTCAGGTTGAATCCCTGAAACTGAATCCACAGCTTAATCAGGTGTCCGCTCAGGCGGTGCTTTATCCTGAGTATGTCGATACTTTCGCTCGTCTGGGTACGCGTTTTTCCATCGTTTCGCCTGAAATTTCAGCAGCCGGTGTGCAGAATCTGGATACCCTGCTGCAGCCTTATATCAACGTTGAAGCAGGGAAAGGGCCGCTTAATCGCACCTTCGATCTGCAATCCTCGACCATTACCGATTCACGCTATACCGATGGTCTGGCTATTGAGGTTGATGCAGCCGAAGTGGGTTCCCTACAGATTGGTACCCCAGTGCTGTTCAGAGGTATCGAGGTGGGTACAGTAACCGGATTTAACCTCGGCGTGATGGCCGACAGGGTTAACGTTTCACTGCGGATCAGTAAAAAATATCAATACTTGGTGCGTGATAACACCACCTTCTGGTTAGCATCAGGCTATAACCTGCAGTTCGGCCTTACTGGCGGTAGCTTCAAAAGCGGGACCTTCCAGCAGTTTATTCGTGGAGGTATCGCCTTTGCTACGCCGCCAACCGTGCCGATTGCGCCAAAAGCTTCTACCGGACGTCATTTCCTGTTGATGACCGAAGAGCCTAAAGACTGGCAGCAATGGGGAACTGCAATTCCAAAAAACTAACAACTTGATGGCAGTTAAAAAGCGGGCAGGTCTCCAGTTTGGGGCCTGCCCGCCTGCTTTCATCTCTTCTTTGTACATCAACTACCTACCTCCGAAAACCTGTTGGACAACAGATATAGTCCGCGCCAGTTAGAGTTTTCCGATGGCACTTTTTGCACAATCATCTATTCTAAAAGTTGACCTTACTGGTCTTACCTCTGTGCATTTAATGAGATGCAAAGGTTTATTTCCAGGCAAAAGACAGGACGAGGAGAATACGATGGGGAAATCCAGCATACGAATCGGCAGTTTTGAGATAGATGACGCACAGCGTACATCACCGGATGGTCAGGGTGGAGACAAGGTACGCATTCCTTGTAAATCCGACCCTGATTTATGCATGCAGCTTGATGCCTGGGATGAAACCGTCAGCGTTCCTGCCGTAGTTGATGGCCGACAGTCTGTGTTGTACAAAGAAAAATACGACAGTCAGGAAGACGAGTGGATTATGCGTCTTGAATAATGCGCGGTATCATTGCCACACCTCGCCCGGCGAAAAATTGGGCAAATTGGCTTACGGGCATTTTTACGTAAGACTGCGTGGCCTCGTTGTGGCCCGATGGATTATGAAAGGTGAGGGTTTCCTGCTCGACGGCGGTGACCAGCACCAGATGTCCACCGGTTCGAGGCGGCGCAATTTCAGGATGACGAATGCCGGGGTGTACCGAGGCAATAAAGAAATGATTTTTATCCAGCTCAGCCGCAATATCCTCTGCGGTCATTTCCACTCTGACTTGTCCGCCAATATTTAATTCCTGCTTAAGAAACTCGACAAAAGGCGCGTAGATAAGCCCGCGAATGTTATCCCCTTCCTGTACATAAGCGCCGTAAGGCAAGCTGCGTCGCGTCAATTCAAGGATCGGCACTATTTCACCCGTGGTGGCAGCCAATGCCATTTTCAGGCAGCACATTCCACATACGTGATTCGCCCATTCAATATACTCTTCCTGAGTTTGAGCACCCGACTGGGGCCAGTTTTCAATCTCCTGCAAGGTCTTTTTACCGCTAAGAATTTCCGGCGCAGAACTCGGGGATTCCCATTGGCTGAAATAAGGTATAACGAGTGGAGTGGTTATTTCGAGAGAGTAAATATCGGGTAAAAGAGTATTGGCAGCGGTCAACATCAGGCTTATTCTCCTGGAAAAACCGGCCAACCCTTGCAGGCCAGCCGGTAAGGTCTATCAGAACGTTTCAACCAGCGTGAATTTCATCAGCAACAGTGGCATATCCGGGGCAAACATGTCGTAAGCCTCAAAAAAACGCTGCTGATCGGCGCGCCAGGAGGCCAGAGTACGATCGCCCTCGCCTTCGGCAAACGCGTGTTCTTCTGGTACCAGGTCGAAAGGCACCTGCTTCACTTCAGTGAGTTTCACGGCACAAACCGGGTTGTTACGCCCGTCGACCACTACGAATACTTCGCCAACTTCCGGCGTGCCTTCGTCGTCAAGATTGGCACAGGTCGCGGTTTTCACTCCATCGATAACCTTTTTTGCCAATTCATCAGCCAGCGCCTCGTTGTCACCAAAAGACCAACGCTCTGCGGCCTTGTACTTTTGCGGAATTTGAGGGAGCATAATTTATCCTTTTTATTGAGTCAGTCTACGGGCCTACCCTGTAAACATTAGCACGAAAATCTACCCTTTATTGCGAACACTTCACTGGCATAGTCTGCGGCCATTGACGCGTACTGCCGCTGTTAAAAAGCACCTGTACGCCGCACTGGTGAGTCACGCGGGCCAGTGGTTTACCGGTGGAATCCAGCATCATCGACATTTTGGCCGTCGAGACAATTCCCACACCACTGTTAAACGCCGAAACTGCTGCAAACACAGGAGGGATAACAAAGTTGCCCTGCGCGTTAACGTAGCCATAATCTTGACCAACGCGGGCAAAAGCCAGCCCTTCGGAAATCAAGCCTAAATCAGTGAAATTTACTTCGGCGGCAGGATGCCCCTGTGCGTCAATCCAGGTTTTCATGCCGTCAGGTTTAGTCAGTACTGCCTGACTGCCCTGCATCAGACTGCCTATGCCGGAAGCAGTGATCGCAAGCTTGCCGGTAGCATCAACATAGCGCGTGGTTGCGTTGCCTTCATCAGCATCGTAAGACACTGACATATCACTGTTTGGCGGCAAGGCCCAGTCCCCCTCAGGCATCGCGGCAACTCGCACACCTTTTTCATCAATAAGTTCAGTACCCTGTGGCTGCACTCGTAGCGCGCGGGAATTGACAAAGGCGGAGCTTGGCACAATCTGTGGCTGAATCTGCCAAATGCCCTGCGCGTTGAGATAACCCACCTGCGGCTGGCGAGAGAGTTTAACCCAGTCGCCTACCGCCGAAATTTTGGTCTGTTGTTCGTGCAGCTCAATGTCACCCCGGGCGTTGAACAACCATGACTGGCCTTCCGCCGAGGTTGCCAGAATACGACCATCGTTGAACTGATTGACGGTGAGCTCGTTGGTCAGGTCAATACGAACCTGACCATTATTGGCAATAATTTTCGACTGTTGTGAAGAAACCGGCTCATCCGAAGACTCTGGCGGCGGAGTTAACTGCCACAATGCATCGTTGATGCGACGAACGCTGGCATACTCTGCGGGAACCAGCTGCTTGCCGCTGCTGTCGATAATCCCCCATTGACCGTTAGGCAACTGAACGTCTGCCAATCCGTTGGCATAGGTTCCCACTGACTGGTAGCCCGGAGCGGCTATCTGCCTGTGATTAATGACGTCATAAATGCCCCACTGCGCGCCTTCAGCAGCGGTTTGGCGGAAACGGAACCAACCATTGCCCACTGACTGCAACTCGAA contains the following coding sequences:
- a CDS encoding MlaD family protein; the protein is MQQQDTPNTPIEARVKNRRRISPFWLLPFIALLIAGWLVYSNYQEQGTTVTIDFQSAAGIVAGRTPVRYQGVEVGTVQSLSLSKDLRTIMVKVSIRSELADSLREGTQFWLVTPKASLAGISGLDALVGGNYIGMMPGTGKEQSHFTALDTQPKYRLNTGELMIHLHSRDLGSLNTGSLVYYRKIPVGKVYDYDIESGNNGVTIDVLIDKRFAHLVKDNSRFWNVSGFKGDFSLSGAKIEMESLAALVNGAIALDSPADGNQAKTDQSYELYPDLAQSHRGVDITLDLPSGDGLSEGHTPLMYQGLQVGTLTQINLQPDSKVTGQLTVDPSVIDLMRTGSRIEMNSPKISLNNAKLSQLLTGNTLELIPGEGQPQNHFTVLDSSQRMLQDPGVMKLQLIAPQSYGIDAGQPLLLNGMVVGQVLDRTLTDDGIVFNIAVRSQYKQLLHKDSKFVVNSRLDVKLGVDGMEVLGASAQEWIDGGIRVMPGTKGTPSGQYPLYSNSEKATDGIIGDKPATTLTLTAKSLPDIQTGSVVLYRKFPVGEIVNVRPKTNDFEVDVYISPEYRNLLSSKTIFWAEGGAKVQLNGSGLTVQASPLDRALKGAISFDNLEGVTLNKGSKRVLYENETAARAVGSQITLNTYDASKISPGMPIRYLGITIGQVESLKLNPQLNQVSAQAVLYPEYVDTFARLGTRFSIVSPEISAAGVQNLDTLLQPYINVEAGKGPLNRTFDLQSSTITDSRYTDGLAIEVDAAEVGSLQIGTPVLFRGIEVGTVTGFNLGVMADRVNVSLRISKKYQYLVRDNTTFWLASGYNLQFGLTGGSFKSGTFQQFIRGGIAFATPPTVPIAPKASTGRHFLLMTEEPKDWQQWGTAIPKN
- a CDS encoding DUF1480 family protein, coding for MGKSSIRIGSFEIDDAQRTSPDGQGGDKVRIPCKSDPDLCMQLDAWDETVSVPAVVDGRQSVLYKEKYDSQEDEWIMRLE
- a CDS encoding ASCH domain-containing protein — translated: MLPQIPQKYKAAERWSFGDNEALADELAKKVIDGVKTATCANLDDEGTPEVGEVFVVVDGRNNPVCAVKLTEVKQVPFDLVPEEHAFAEGEGDRTLASWRADQQRFFEAYDMFAPDMPLLLMKFTLVETF